A single region of the Glycine max cultivar Williams 82 chromosome 20, Glycine_max_v4.0, whole genome shotgun sequence genome encodes:
- the LOC100500127 gene encoding putative Got1/Sft2-like vescicle transport protein — MVSFEMNDRKKIGLGLTGFGIFFSFLGLIFFFDKGLLAMGNILFVSGVSLTIGLKSTMQFFMKRSNFKGTISFGIGFFILILGWPILGMIVESYGFIVLFSGFWPTLAVFLQKIPVLGWLFQQPFVRSLLDRYRGRRVPV; from the exons ATGGTTTCCTTTGAAATGAATGATCGGAAGA AGATTGGATTGGGATTAACAGGCTTTGGTATATTTTTCTCATTCCTTGGCCTTATCTTCTTCTTTGACAAGGGATTGCTAGCAATGGGAAAT ATCCTCTTTGTGTCTGGAGTATCCCTGACCATTGGACTGAAATCCACCATGCAGTTCTTCATGAAACGTAGTAATTTCAAG GGAACAATTTCATTTGGGATTGGATTCTTTATTCTTATCTTGGGGTGGCCTATTCTGGGCATGATTGTGGAGTCTTATGGGTTCATTGTACTCTTCAG TGGTTTCTGGCCTACACTGGCTGTTTTCTTGCAGAAAATCCCTGTTCTCGGTTGGTTGTTTCAACAACCATTTGTTCGATCA TTATTGGACCGCTACAGAGGCAGACGGGTGCCTGTGTAA